aaagaaacatatgGCGAACATTATGTAATAGAACTCTATAAAACCAAGCTCACTCTTTTGCCGCTAGAAAGAAAAATCAAACCACCTATGGTTCTAACAGAAGGTGATCAAACTGACGGTTTTGTGGATACGTTTACTTCTAAAGTAATACCTACCGTCTCTTCTTTGATAGAAAAACTAGATGGCGCTTTAAAAAAGAAGTCTGTTAAAAGAAACATTGAAGGAATTATAAAGGAAGGAACCAgcgataaaaaaactttatttgttaatatattacaCGCTGTTGTAACACTATTTATTgcgagtttttttaatttagaaaaagaagaataaaaaaaaatggctaCTGATGATTCTTTGtctcgtttttttaaaaattcagaatttaaaaattattttataggaATATATGCTTTTGACGAACTAAGTCAAACAAAAACACATATTCATATTATtcaacaattgaaaaaaaatggctCCTTTATCATTTACAACAATGAAACTACAAAAGAAGCAGGTCAACATTGGAGAGTGTTGATGAAAATAGACAAGggtcattttttttgttttgatagttTAGGTGAAGAAAGTGTATTGCAACAAATTCCAAAACatttaagatttaataaatatttgtttgaagCAGTAGAAGAAGTCAATAGCAATATACAAATCAACACGATTAACATTAACTACAACGAAATTGAAATTAATTCTTATATACGACAATCCAATCATTTTCCTACAGAATGGACAGCAGAAAATCGTGAATTTTATTGGTTtaccaaatttattttaaaatatagcgAAACCACTGGCaatcaaaatgtatttttttcatacaatAAATTTCCTTTTCAATGGAATGATAGTAGTTTATGTGGAGCATTTGCCGCCTATTTTGTAGCTCTAGTCTTTCGCAGCGaaaatgtattatatacagATCAAATATATTTACCTTCGTTGTGCAGActgttaaaacattatttttatgaagtAACAACGCTTCATGTCTCTTCACTAGTTCAGACaaatctttattcattttttcagtttattaaaCACGAACTCTTTCCATACCTTGATAACCATGCTAAACAACTGTTTGAAAAAGACATGCagttgcatttttatataaaaaaacaggaaaatCTGGAACGTGATCTATTGTctatgaaaacaaaacaaattccTTTACATTATGATACttatgaaaaacaattattggCTCAAAATGctcttaaaagatttttaaaagatgcAGGTTTCTTAAGAACAAATTATGAAGCTACGTGGGATAAGTTATCCCTATTGGATATTCAAGCCATTCCATCTGTGATGAACGaggaatatatttattatatgatGCAAAATGAAATGGATAGAATTTATGCAAACAATTATACGCGATTAAAGACCGCCAATCAATTTTTAGATGTACCTATTGATGATGTCATgactaaaaaagaaataaaagtgcAAATTGCTctgaatttaatataaacagaaTCATGAAGAGAACAGCACACACATTACTAGAAGAAATTGTCGAAGAAAAATGTGCTACGTGTTATGGATATGGCGAACTCTATTTTCTcgtattaaaagataaaaaaaatgacgctttattaaaaaattgcacgattcacttattaaataaagaagtaTGGATATTTAACACCGTTACTAAAAGAGCAGCCAAAATACATCTTCACAAGACGCAGTGTTTAACTTGTaaaggaaaaaaacattaactatcaaacgatataaaaagaaaaaaggagaagaaaaaacaaacaattttttatttgtatatatatatattcattgaatgaattaatataatattttttacaactattttttaatatacttcaAACACTTTATCCGGAGGCATATAAGGGTTGGCAGGTTTTGTAACAACAGGAACAGgaggtgtttttgtttttttgcctTTCCACGCTTTTTTTATACTGTATAACAGCGAACCCACTTGCAATGCGTTAGTTACATTTTTAGGAGTAATAAAATCGGCTAATCCTCTTCCTCGTCGAACTCTTCGCTTACGTATCTTAGATCTATAACGTCGTTTCTGTGTTTTACGTCGATAAACCATTGACTAAGAGAATTTCCAACAAAacgtaaaaactttttttcacttatttcaAAATGATGTTTTTCTCCGTCTTCATATATAAACACaatatgatatttattatttgaataagttACTTTAATAATTTGACCCTGTTTTAAACAATGCGACAAAGAAAAATCTCCCTTTGCTTTACTATTAgctttaaatagtaaaatataaaaatcttctaaTTGTGGAAACGGATAACCATCTGCTGCGAAAGTttcaaaactcattttttatgTCTGCTTCTTCGAGTTGCCAAACGTTAAATGTCTCTTTAATATCATCGACAAAGGCTTCATAACTCATTTCAAATTCGTggtcaattttattataaataaaattaatatgagCGTTTTCGTTAAAACGAGTGACTTGAATTTCCGCTAGTCTATCCAAAcgaaatactaatttaaaattgCCTTCAACTTGTTTTAAACTATTACTAGCTTCAAACTTGGAAGCTTCTACATTCATAACAGAGTTATAAAATTcgtttaaacaagttttaaactccattttttttgtttatttcaaatgaatttttttttttaaatgaattttttttattttaaaaaagaaccaaatttacagtacttttttttaaaaaaaacagaaaaaacacgattaaatattttttttatcaatatatttttggtattttattgcCTACAAAAAAAACACCGTCGTTTATATGTgatatacaatataatttatttataatgtcaAAATCCATGACAAAACCACCAAAAAACGTAGATATTTTTGTGTGTCCAGTATCTTTATTACCGCTGATAATTTCGGCAATGCCATTTTCATACTCGTAAGTTAAAATATACTCTCCTCGAGAGCTTGTATCTGTtcttaaattctttaatttgtCGTTCTGTTTTTCCATATCTTTTATTGACCataaaatttctttagaattttcTTGAACATATCGTCgaaatttttgtacaaaacattgattgcaatattttttatatgtgtttTTCTTCTCGCATGTTTGCATACTTTTGAATTCATTCTTGTAAGTAAACGTTTTACAGAGTTGAGCttttttatacatgtttttaaTCCGATTAAActatagttttaaacaaatcaccAATTAAAGGAATACCTCCTAATAGGTTACCAAGGAAACCTTTACCACGCTTTCTATAACTACGTTTTCGTCCTTTACCAATTAAAGAATGATAAGGTCTAGGATTAGCTTTCAATTTTCGATGAACAAAAATATATCTTCTAACATTTTTATGACCTCTATGTCTTCTATGTctcatttttaaagaaaaaataggtctttgtttatctttattatttatagtgtttattttttaggttttttcaataactcaaCAGtgttttttctacaaatttaactgtttctcttttttttcaataaccaCCTAATTTTAAAATGGGTTTCCATATTTTTCCAAACgataatttacaataaagatcTGCTACAGGTCCTCTTCCGCGTTTTTTTCTTcctctttttgattttttacgataatattttttataatatttcatttCTTTGTTTATTACGATCCacttttgttaaaacaaaacgATATATCGGTTTTCCTATTCGATTCATTTCGcgattttgtttattatttatatacttgctTTTCGTTTTTCGATAACACATCAGTGCTTTTCTACAATATTGacgctttatttttttcaaatttttcttagcTCTTCTACGTCTTAGAGTTCTTAGTTCTGTATTATTGGGATCGGTTAACTCGTTTTCATCAAAAGAGGTCCtatcaaaaaattcaagaaaagcATCCCTATGAAAAGGCCATTTTCCATCTACTGTATATTTGGGTAATTTAGTTGTATATTTAGGTCTCAAATTGCTTTTATTTGAAGGTGTTGAAAATAAATTCCGTCTTACAATCATGCGGGAAAAATCCATATCATCTGCAGCCATTTTTTgactctaacttttttttttttgactttttgactttaactttttttgacttgtatttttttatatcttttttttacaagacATAGTGTCACCCTGACACAACCTTACTTAATCTGTCTTTACGTTATCTTAGTAGGCCTACTTACTTATGTTTTTTTCCTACAGTCTTTATGTTTTATACGGCcgtatttttttcttacttacttacttagtCCTTACTTAACTTACTTAATCCTGCCTTAGTCCTTAGCCTGCTTACTCACACACTCGTGCGCTCACTCGTTCTCACACGCTCCACATACACTACCAAGTCAACTTTCGCcaacttgatatttttaacattgaaCTAACTAGACATACATTACCAAGTCAACTTTCGCcaacttgatatttttaacattgaaCTAACTAGACATACATTACCAAGTCAACTTTCGTCGgcttgatatttttaacattgaaCTAACTAAACTTTCTACTACCTTCACTGAGAATCGAACCCTCAACGGTCTAATGTCACGGCGTTAGAAACATAGTGCGGCGAGCGAATGCACTATGCTATGTCGACGTGATGGCTCATGGAgttttgaattcatttaaaatgttattttaacactttacgcatagtttttttcttcgcagtgtttttaaaaagttgtttactcCGTATTTTAATCTCTTTAATCTTGTTCATAAAAGCGGtattaaaagtttctaaatttaACTAGCATGACACAGCATTTTCTTTTCATTACATAAAGTTGCATCACTTTAGCTTTTATTTCGCGTTAATCtgtaaagattaaattttatacataaaaagcgtgttttttgttaacaaaatcaaaaatgacaaaaacatttactaaacgctccgttaaaaaaactaaatattttatggaCAACGAAGTAGTGGGAAAAGAGATAGATTTTTCGGAAAACGAAGTAGAATTAAGTGATGATGAGCCAGAAGTAATAGTAATTGAAGATGATCCTGTATTGGATTTTCtagatttaaatgttttcatcAACGACCCcgataaaattgattttgttataaaaaataaaactatcgAACCTACAAAAGAAGCTCCGTTAGAATTAGATGAAGCTCCGTTAGAATTCACAGAAGAACCTTTAAAAAACGtctctataaaaaaagtaagctatttttttatacacttttttatattaaacatgttagttttttttaaaaacacatttttttatttttttagaaaaaaaaaaaaaagctgctcGAAAAAAAGAagcgattttaaaaaaacattaaaaagacttttttttacaccaacagtatatacatattaataatattttcttgtaaataatttttttttgtaaatatattatttttgtctattttttcgTCGTATGTTTGCTTCTTTTAATTGATGTTTAATATCGACATAGGATTCGGCAGTATGAACCCAGCGTTTTATTCTTTTACCAACTCTTCCAAGTTTAcgatttcttttattatctttGTAACGATTATTTGTTCTTCGTAAACACGATAATATTCTTTTACAATTGCTCGGTAAATACTGATTTTCAGTCTGTGTCGATGTTGAACTTTGTTTTGTACTTGTTTGTGTTTGAACTGCTTTTTTTGTTCTAGGAACTGTTGTTTTTGTACGTGCCATATTGACAGTGTTTAATGATCTAGGAGTATATCTtattttaggcatttttataaaaaaatattatttttatatttataactatatacaaaaaaacaacatggtatttttatataaaaagtactcctattttttagtaaataatgaAATACATAATCATTAATAAAACTCGATATGAAGTATTTCACGatgggttttttaaaaaccattttatcattcaaaatggaaaaaaaattccttttgttcACGTACATCCCTACTCGCCTATAttaggtaattttttatattattttatataaaaataatcaattctttttttataaaaaaacttttttttttcttatagatAAAAACATGGAAAAGCTTGATCTTTTTCTTGAGCGTGTTCAAGAAAGACACCAAATCACAAGAAATAGAGAAGTAGGTCCATCACATTGGAACTACTCTCCTCGTGAGTTGAACTccaaccttttttatttataaaaaaaagtataattttttaatattctctCTATCTTTTTTTAGAGAGTCCAGATCCAGAGagcaatatattataaaaaattttttatatttttttgtatatgatatgtatttttttataaaaaataaaattttatagttgtcttttttttatatttttttatatacattactatttttatatgtCATTacattactattttatatatactagaataaaaaatgataaaagaaataataaattatacttaaaaataactCCATCACGAATGAAAACATTTGacgtttttattaaagtttagaagaaatgcaattaaaaaaattgataaaaattacgtaaaaacatttgataaaataaaaaacattttaacccAATATATACTAATACAACCAAACAAAAAGTTGGCAATcaaacatttgtattttgtattatcCTTATGGGAagatgaaaaacttttatataatatacaacaatgtaaattatttatattgaattatttatattaattttttatattttttagcaaaaaataattatatgcaattataactaaaaatagcAGCACATTTACAATCACAATGGCAGACTTTAGCAGGATATCTTGGATATGAAAAACGAGAAATTGAATGCATACAATATGATTACCCTAACATTAACGAAAGAATGATGAgacttttaaacttaatttatcaaAGAAAAGGTACCGAACTCGAAGCAGCTCGTGCTTTATATGATGCTTTATGGACTTGGTCTATTAATGTTATAAcatatgaaattaataatacaCTTTTAGGTCATTTAAGAGCGACTatggaaattgtaaaaaattttataatgcaataattttttgtaatttttttattttttagtaattaataatacaCTTTTAGGTTATTTAAGAGTGACtattgaaattgtaaaaaattttataatgcaataattttttgtaatttttttattttttagcaacctaatatattaaaataatgaaacaatatatcaaaaatcaatatatcaaaaattgtgGATGGTAAGCCTATtcgctttttttcttttttaaacatttttatatttttatacaatttttattttttttcttttagttatgGAGAAAATATTAATGAGGACACTATATGCTACCACGATTTGTTATTGTCAAAAGAAGAAGAACAAGGTTTGGAAGAACTAATGGAAATGGAAGAGTTAACAGAGGAAggttatgaaaaatatttagaacaATTAGTACAAGAAATGGAAGAAGAAGAAACAGATTATATTGAAGAACTAAAATTACAAATGTTAGAAGAAGAAATGGAAAAAGAAGTGcaagaaatagaaaaagaaattcaTGAGATCTTTAATGAAATGGATTGGGAACAATATATTTTggaagttattaataaaatggaCAATTTACCCGAACTGTTATAATTTTTCACCTTCGTGATCATATCACACCATAAGACGAACagttgcaataaaataaagatgttataaatttggaaaaatacGCCGAATATAGTCACTTTCATCGTAATCGAACCCTTTTTTTCACTGTGATCATATAACACCATAAGACGAACAGTTGcgataaaaaaagattgatcTTTATAATCTGCAaccaaaaaacttattttttgtaatttttttatttgtaaatacatctttttttttttaaacaactatttaaaaaaatgaataataatgatgattttGAAGATATGTTTCCTGGTTTTGGAGACGTTTTTGAAGAAACATGAacaatagaaaatataacattCAATGATATATTCAAAGAACCAGATATTGAAGATATTGAAACAAacctcatttatatttttattcttttatatgttttattgagtaattttatttctttattaattcttttatgttaaaaaagacatgtatattttttttatagtttttatataaataaatgttttttttttcagcaactaataaaaaaaatggcagACAACATAATCCTTGCTGTTTTTGTGACAAAGAATTTAGTGCAGAAGAACTTTTACATCATCAAACAGATTGTTCTACAGAACAATACTCCCACGAATGttttacatgtaaaaaaaaggtACAAGATTTGTTAAACCATGAATGTGATTATGAATTTCtagatatacaaaaaatatgttttttttgtaataccAAAGTCGATGATCAAGATTATTATGAACACTCTGTCATCTGCTTTCAATATTATAAAGAACAACAAAATCGTTATTTGAACCAAATTATTCAAGacgaaaagaaaaatttaaattatttaaatctttctATTAATCAAATCATGAATAAAATGAAGAGTcttcaagaaaaagaaatttaaaatctaaaagaaGAAAATGACAAACTTCATCAAACCCTAGCAGAAATGAACAAAGAAATGGCAGAATTAAAAAGTCTCTTTTATGACAACATGTTGGTTTTAGCAAATCAACAAGATATAGAACAACTCAAACaagaaataacaaaactttatcataTCCTAGAAGAAAATAGCACAGAATtcttagctttaaaaaaatccattcAACAATCTAAAGAAGGAAAGGTAATACAACACATTTTTAAAGACACGCAAATTATCAAACTCGATCAAATGAATCTCAGGCTATTATCAGATGAACCATTTTATACAGAATCAGTTTACACATCAGAAGGTTACCGTTATCGAATAAAAGTTTATACTCGAAGTACCGACATAAACAAACTAGCCATTTACTTCCAATTATTAAGAGGTGACCTGGACGATGCTTTAAAATGGCCTTTTACCAAAAATGTCAATATAACCTTGAGAGATAAAGATCAATTTTTTACTCGTACTACTACCAACAATAATTATCTTCAAATTTTAGACGATAGTTCATTTGATAAACCTACCGCTGAATATAATGTAGCTGTTGGTTATAAGAATTTTGTTTCACACGAAgaactaaaacaatttattattaacaataatttatttatcacgATTACtattcaataatatatttatgtaaaaaatgtatttgttctatcattgctatttttttatatgtttttttttgtactttatcTAACATTATTaaccattatttttttagattaactaataaaaaaatgaacacaattgAAATATTCAGAGAAATCAGTCTGGAACTAACCATTGCCAATGTGAAATCGATCAAATTTATGCTTAAAATACCTTTTGGAatcaaagaaactttaaaaaatggtttggaCATTATAGCATACTTTAAAGATAACACTATACATAGCGAACATGGACATATTTACGAAACATTAGAAAGCAAATTGGAATATTTACTTGTATTATGCAAAGCGATTCATCGTAATGATATTGtcactaaatataaaaacaaaattcctCGACTACCTACCTATGAAGAAAGCGCCGTTAAAAATTTACCACCTGTGTATTCACCACCGAACGCAGTATATCCAAGTGCAGTCATAGAAGCTAAACAAGaagaactattttatttttataatcctGTACCAGAACCAGCTGAAGCACCTGATAGTGCCCAAGAACCAGAATtcatctaaaaactttttttaggaaaaaattatagtttttttacttgtaaaactataattttttcccaaacatttatttttttattgtattaactaattttgtaaacttttttctttagacaactaattaaaaaaatgggcAGCAACTGGGGCAATATTGGAGATACTTCGAAAAGAAAAAGCTTCACTTCGctactttttacaaaaacttcaTAAACAAATAGCacgagaaaaaaagtttatagaaatagacaaagaaacaaaaaaagctaGTCGTTATTTAGAAAACATTCATTCTTACATTGAAAACTTTGAACAACAAACACTTATCTGGTTTAGCCCAGAAGAACGTCATTTTTCTTATTATCTTTTTGactttgatgattttatattggataaaacaaacaaatttgtcCACGAAAATCAATCACAACTCACTTTGAAAGATTTATGTAAAAGAATTTTGGCTAAAGAACGAATTCAATTTGAATTTGATCAATTGCGagaaaaagttgtttgtttattcGATAAAACCAAACTACCACTCACGAAATGGAAAGATCAAGATAATATTCGATTATTGTTTTACacctattataaaatatatatttattatcatttaccttttataagtaaacttttatcCTTTTTTAATCTTCAAAGACGATATctttatactttatttcatttacttttcACAGAAATATCCTGTTTTGCTGATCCACGTAAACAGCTGGAAATACATTTAATGCGAAAATTATATCGTTTAATTATGGAATATATAAATTGGTCCAaagaacaatatttttatactacTGAACcttgttttattcattttaatattgttaatcaatttttttaagttttttttagataactaataaaaaaaaatgcaaagaagCAAACGCTTTTATGAATACGACATTATCCACATTGTTAGTTGGTTTACATccgaaacaaaaaataacatggATCGAGACTTGAAAACGTTAAAAGAattatgtaaaagaaaattggctgttagaagaattaaaatcgaatttgaattattaaaagatCAGCTTGGAGATTTATATTTTCGTTATGATGAAAACAGTTCTgatgttgactttttttatatttgcgaaTTTAGTTCTTTAATcgatcataatttatttttttggttaaaaagaaaaattatatattctttatacgAAATGTTTAGATCGCACTATAATaatcattatattaaaaatgtagaacttgattttttttataattgtattagAAAATACATTCAATTGGCATTAgatcaatattattatattcacGAAGATAATTTtgtacattataaaaataatattttatatttatagacaaactaataaaatgaaaacCTATGGATACAGCACCagaaaatctaataaaaaaataagaaaacaaatgaaaggtacattttttttctgtttttttctttttttatttatatttatttaaatttattaatcttatattttttttacagctaTGTACTCCTACTATTTTACATTACAAAACCATTCTTTGACACATTCGAATTCCGTAAACCAACGctacttttgcaaaaaaaaatgtggcGTATGCCAAAGTTGTcatcttcattaaaaataacttgtatttttttatttagaaatatatttttttattacatttttttgtcttttttttctccttattttttttctttttttttataccactTTATactaacattttcttttttttagatataaataaaaaaacaaaatgaataatagagaTGAAAACTGGGAGATTGATCTTACTGCTCCTTCGTTTGAATTGAAATCAGCCGATTTGAAATTGAAAAGACCATTTATAGGacttgtttttgaaaaatgtctgaaattggaaataaaaaacattaaaaaaacgaaaaaatagaAGAGAGATGcaacacccccccccccccattccAAGAAGAATGGATTTGTGACGCACCccctttaatttaaattccaaatattattttgattaaattttttgcaaataagattttgtaaataaatttttttttaattttttgtaaatatgtttttataaataaattttttttttataaaaaattttttttgtcaccTGTTCTTTTTTCTGCGCGCATGCGCATGCCTATGCGCGTCATTCTTTTTCTTTGAAAccgggaaacttttttttttaatccgtTCAACACTTTATTCTGTTCAATACTCTAGTTCCTAGGACCCTTGCTTTTCGTCGGTTCACcgtttttatttcaactttttttcactCGGACGGGCGGTCTCTGAGGATACCACAAGAATTGTAACTTAGCATAtcatcatacatatatatatatatatatatatatatatatatatatatatatatatatatatatatatatataataggttATATttataggttatatatatatatatatatatatatatatatatatatatatatatatatatatatatatatatatatatatatatatatatatatatatatatatatatatatatatatatatatatatatatatatatatatatatacggacCCGTAACGtgaaagtttttagaaaaaagacagattataatagtaaatataaatttttccaaattttgcatttaaaagttgtttgaaataaaGAGAATATGCAAATAAAGGGGGATCGATCGCACCTGATTACCCTCCTCCCTCCTCctcatatatatttcaaatttcatataaaaattattgatgacGATTagaaaaaagcatttaattCAGAAGTTTATTATAAcgaaaaaaatagttaacatagtaataatatattatgtgTACATTTTGCCTTTAACTATTGTCTTTGGTAATCGAACTATCATCGTTGCAAATATCATCAAAGGCGTTACTGTCAGAATTATCATTACCAATAGATTCAGGTGCAATACTAGCCTTTTTTGGTGCCCGACTAGGTATGCCTATTATTGCGCGTTTTGCATGCATTGATTACTGCGCGTTTTGCATGCATTGGCATTCGTTTTAATTGATCCCCGAGCGCCTCTGCCACCTTATGGAGATTAATGCGTTTTTGCAATCTTAGCTGCAGagaatctttaaaatataaaaataaaatctacatcTTTAATGGAAtagaatcaataaaaaaaaaaaaaaacttttatccaATTACATAATTATTGAAATCACATTAGCACCACAGTaaaactttggaaaaaaaaaaaaaaatttagcagcaAAACACCTCGAATAATGCCCCAAATTGTCCCCAAATTATTTGACTTTGAGCGCAAGGTAAatctcaatattttgtaaaaaaaaaaaaatgctaatgtgATTATAAtgtttcaatttcttttttagattattgTGTATTCTGGTTTTTTCgtatttgttgtttaaaataagataaagttTCGCaaaatttagtcaaaaaaataaaactttattgcGTATTTGCCcatagttatttttttcctaaatctttttttttaacttaaacaacATTCATGAAAAAAACCGGAATACataacaatctaaaaatatttgggTCATTATCAcataagaaattttgttttcagaaaatatttagcGCATTTTCCGGGGTTTTTTGCTGCTTGAGCACAAGGtaaatgtcaatatttttagaacttttttttttgtaatcgtatttttttcatatttgctCCATATTGGGTTTCTTGTGATTTtcgttttgtaataaaaatttttagaacacTCCTTATGTCTAGTTTAAAAGCCAAAAAATGCAAGCATAATTTTTACTATCATTGGTaattgtatatgtataaatgtatttcTAATTAGGAGTCGTTCATTAAGTACGTACGTATTTATTTCAATCCTTATTTCACTTCCCCTTTTTAGTACCCTCTACCTCAAAAAAAGAACCTGCGCTTTTAACGTACCTaccttttatttagtttagtttcttcttttatttttaattgaccCCTGATTCCCCCCTCCCCCAAATCGTGTTTACGCCATttacagatataaatataatgttcaGACGCAATGGAGTGTTCAT
This genomic interval from Hydra vulgaris chromosome 01, alternate assembly HydraT2T_AEP contains the following:
- the LOC136074234 gene encoding TNF receptor-associated factor 5-like codes for the protein MNKEMAELKSLFYDNMLVLANQQDIEQLKQEITKLYHILEENSTEFLALKKSIQQSKEGKVIQHIFKDTQIIKLDQMNLRLLSDEPFYTESVYTSEGYRYRIKVYTRSTDINKLAIYFQLLRGDLDDALKWPFTKNVNITLRDKDQFFTRTTTNNNYLQILDDSSFDKPTAEYNVAVGYKNFVSHEELKQFIINNNLFITITIQ